A DNA window from Methanobacterium sp. contains the following coding sequences:
- a CDS encoding ATPase domain-containing protein, whose protein sequence is MKRIKTGISVIDEITGGFPANRTMLITGDAGSGKTIFGLHFAKNCCEQGLKTVYVTTEEDADDLYTQAKAFNWNLEKLAEKDLISFIELAGVRARLIEAELSIDIDTVKGNFVKILQNIPEDTDVVIIDSLGSYTAKLTPYEFRDRFDHLVYELKQKNITSLVIIDSATSNEFNELALFSVYGAIKLMKRENPYTGRRERVMDIVKMRSTKTPTQFMTYEINSDGIKIISVPKK, encoded by the coding sequence TTGAAAAGAATAAAAACTGGAATATCTGTTATTGACGAAATCACAGGAGGTTTTCCTGCAAATAGAACCATGCTAATTACAGGAGATGCTGGCTCGGGTAAAACTATATTTGGACTTCACTTTGCAAAGAATTGCTGTGAACAGGGTCTTAAAACTGTTTATGTTACTACAGAGGAAGATGCTGATGATCTTTACACACAGGCAAAGGCATTCAACTGGAATCTTGAAAAACTAGCTGAAAAAGATCTTATAAGCTTTATAGAACTGGCTGGAGTTCGAGCAAGATTAATAGAAGCAGAATTAAGTATAGATATTGATACTGTGAAGGGGAATTTTGTAAAAATACTACAAAACATACCTGAAGACACCGATGTTGTAATAATAGACAGTCTTGGAAGTTATACAGCTAAACTAACACCTTATGAATTTAGAGATCGCTTTGATCATTTAGTATACGAATTAAAACAAAAAAATATAACTTCTCTTGTTATAATTGACAGCGCCACTTCCAACGAGTTTAATGAACTTGCATTATTTTCTGTATATGGTGCTATAAAACTTATGAAACGCGAAAATCCATATACCGGTAGAAGAGAACGGGTCATGGATATTGTAAAAATGAGAAGCACAAAAACACCCACTCAATTTATGACCTATGAGATTAACTCAGATGGGATTAAAATAATATCCGTACCTAAAAAATGA
- a CDS encoding A24 family peptidase C-terminal domain-containing protein: MFTNIPLICAVIAVIACFYAAYSDLKSGIISNKLTFPLIGIGIALNALNSFIINDPWFIVKGLIFIAIVYIISYIFWRMGAWAGGDAKLFTALAALLPVQPLIIQYSLFNVNFPVISNYGFPITIILNSIISLLPFLLIYVLFIVLSSKRYLIDELISPIKDYKKNIISTLVITSAGTLTVLIAAYLPYKLMIILLILIFIFSFIISKLPDTIKAVVITVLTLYALYTGPQLTIISIITLFVTLTIVRIILKILTTITKKALQDDYKVEELKEGMIPAFKIYEQDDKIIIDDKGIMDKIRESAKKGDVFGLMRPEGKLLIGTMAAGLSQDDINFLNKLVKENRIENKITIKKGIQFAPSILIGVIISLFIGDLVLILQKIFYMIYY, from the coding sequence ATGTTTACAAATATTCCCCTAATCTGTGCAGTTATAGCAGTTATAGCATGTTTTTATGCAGCTTATTCTGACTTAAAATCTGGAATCATATCCAACAAACTTACATTCCCTTTGATTGGGATTGGAATAGCCTTAAATGCTCTTAATTCTTTTATAATTAATGATCCATGGTTTATTGTCAAAGGACTTATATTCATAGCAATAGTATATATTATAAGTTATATTTTCTGGAGAATGGGAGCATGGGCAGGTGGAGATGCCAAATTATTCACAGCATTAGCAGCTTTATTACCAGTCCAACCGTTAATTATACAGTACAGCTTATTTAATGTGAATTTTCCGGTTATTTCAAATTATGGTTTTCCCATAACCATCATATTAAATAGTATAATCTCATTGCTACCGTTCCTTCTAATTTATGTCTTATTTATAGTTTTAAGCTCAAAGAGATATCTTATAGACGAATTAATCTCTCCGATTAAGGATTATAAAAAGAATATTATTTCGACTCTGGTTATAACATCAGCAGGGACATTAACTGTATTGATAGCTGCTTATCTGCCTTATAAATTAATGATCATTCTTTTAATACTTATCTTCATCTTCTCGTTCATAATTTCCAAGCTACCAGACACAATTAAAGCTGTAGTAATAACTGTTTTAACTTTATATGCTTTATATACCGGTCCCCAATTAACTATAATTAGTATAATCACTCTTTTTGTTACATTGACCATTGTAAGGATTATTTTAAAAATCCTGACTACAATAACTAAAAAAGCACTTCAAGATGATTATAAAGTTGAAGAGCTTAAGGAAGGAATGATTCCTGCATTTAAGATATATGAGCAGGATGATAAAATAATTATTGATGACAAAGGAATAATGGACAAAATCAGAGAATCAGCTAAAAAAGGAGATGTATTTGGTTTAATGAGACCTGAAGGTAAACTCCTGATAGGTACAATGGCAGCAGGTTTGTCTCAAGATGATATAAATTTTTTAAATAAACTGGTTAAGGAAAACAGAATTGAAAATAAGATTACTATCAAAAAAGGGATCCAGTTTGCCCCTTCAATTTTAATTGGGGTCATTATTTCTCTTTTTATTGGAGATCTGGTTTTAATTTTACAAAAGATATTTTATATGATTTATTACTGA
- a CDS encoding cofactor-independent phosphoglycerate mutase, with protein MKYVVVIGDGMADYPLEELNNKTPLQASVIPNMDYIASNGVNGFLKTIPNGMEPGSDVANLAIMGYNPKKYYTGRGPLEAASIGANLNSGEVAFRCNFITAKDGKLADFNADHISTEESKELIKSLNQEFRDTGKFYLGVSYRNLFVVKNEHLASLKSTPPHDIVGENIEENLLRPFNDKNAQLLNEIMKKSMELLKDHSVNKKRINNGKNPANMIWLWGQGIKPDMPLFNEKYGLNGATITGVDLIKGIGVYLGLKNIEVPGATGYFDTDYEAKARHAINALDNHDIIFIHVEAPDEAGHAGNIEEKIKGIESIDSKIVGKLLDELPKFDDYAISILPDHATPIRVKTHTVDPVPYAMFSTKGFKDDTSQYNEFSAKRGSLGTIKGYKFMNNFLKI; from the coding sequence ATGAAATATGTAGTAGTTATTGGAGATGGGATGGCAGATTATCCTTTAGAGGAATTGAATAATAAAACACCTCTTCAAGCATCAGTAATCCCTAATATGGATTATATTGCATCTAATGGTGTTAATGGGTTTCTAAAAACAATTCCTAATGGAATGGAACCTGGATCTGATGTTGCTAACCTTGCTATAATGGGTTACAATCCTAAAAAATATTATACTGGAAGAGGGCCGCTTGAAGCTGCCAGTATTGGTGCTAACCTTAATTCAGGAGAAGTTGCCTTTAGATGTAATTTTATAACTGCAAAAGATGGAAAATTAGCTGATTTTAATGCAGATCATATTTCTACAGAGGAATCAAAGGAGCTCATTAAATCATTAAATCAGGAATTTAGAGATACTGGAAAATTCTATCTGGGTGTAAGTTACAGAAATTTATTTGTAGTGAAAAATGAACACCTTGCATCTTTAAAGTCAACACCACCCCATGATATTGTTGGAGAAAATATAGAAGAAAATCTTTTAAGACCATTTAATGATAAAAATGCACAATTATTAAACGAGATTATGAAAAAATCCATGGAATTATTAAAGGATCATTCAGTAAATAAAAAGCGGATTAATAATGGAAAAAATCCCGCCAATATGATCTGGCTATGGGGACAGGGAATTAAACCGGATATGCCATTATTCAATGAAAAATATGGCTTAAATGGCGCTACAATAACAGGAGTAGACCTTATAAAAGGAATAGGAGTTTATCTGGGCCTTAAAAATATCGAAGTTCCTGGAGCAACCGGTTATTTCGATACAGATTATGAAGCAAAGGCCAGACATGCAATTAATGCATTAGATAACCATGATATCATATTTATTCATGTTGAAGCTCCAGATGAAGCAGGACATGCCGGAAACATTGAAGAAAAGATTAAAGGTATTGAAAGCATAGATTCTAAAATTGTGGGAAAACTTTTAGATGAACTTCCAAAATTTGATGATTATGCTATATCCATATTGCCTGACCATGCAACTCCTATAAGAGTAAAAACCCATACTGTTGACCCTGTACCATATGCTATGTTCTCAACTAAAGGATTTAAAGATGATACTAGCCAGTATAATGAATTTTCAGCAAAGAGAGGTTCATTGGGAACAATTAAAGGATATAAATTTATGAATAACTTTTTAAAAATTTGA
- a CDS encoding M42 family metallopeptidase has protein sequence MTNLLKELSNAPGISGFEENIREIMTRELKDHVDEIETDGLGNLIVTKKGKKNSKRIMLAAHMDEIGLMVRHIDKEGFVKFTKIGGINDQMLLNQEVYIHSDEGKVLGVIGAKPPHRMKAAEKRKVVEYENMFIDIGASNKEEAEKMVDIGCPITIKHEFSELAGNLVTGKAFDNRVGCYVLVEAMKRAKSDATIYGVGTVQEEVGLKGARTSAFKINPDMAIALDVTIAGDNPGIKFEEAPAKLNGGPAIILTDASGRGLITHPLVKRLIIDTAEEEKIPYQLEVSEGGTTDATAIHLTREGIPTGVLSVPTRYIHTPVEVVSLDDVENTIKLLVAVLEKS, from the coding sequence ATGACTAATTTATTAAAAGAACTATCAAATGCGCCAGGAATATCAGGTTTTGAGGAAAATATCCGCGAAATCATGACAAGAGAATTAAAAGACCATGTAGATGAAATAGAAACTGATGGCCTTGGAAATTTAATTGTAACAAAAAAAGGAAAGAAAAACAGCAAAAGAATAATGCTTGCAGCCCATATGGATGAAATAGGGCTAATGGTAAGACATATAGACAAAGAAGGATTTGTTAAATTTACAAAAATCGGCGGGATAAATGACCAGATGCTTTTAAATCAGGAAGTTTATATACATTCAGATGAGGGTAAAGTTCTTGGAGTTATAGGTGCAAAACCACCACATAGAATGAAAGCTGCTGAAAAAAGAAAAGTAGTTGAATATGAAAACATGTTTATAGATATAGGGGCTTCAAATAAGGAAGAAGCAGAAAAAATGGTAGATATTGGCTGTCCTATCACAATTAAACATGAGTTTTCCGAGCTTGCAGGTAATTTGGTAACCGGAAAGGCTTTTGATAATAGAGTAGGTTGTTATGTACTTGTTGAGGCAATGAAAAGGGCAAAAAGCGATGCAACCATTTATGGGGTAGGAACTGTTCAGGAGGAAGTTGGACTTAAAGGAGCAAGAACTTCTGCATTCAAAATAAATCCTGACATGGCAATAGCACTTGATGTTACAATTGCTGGGGATAATCCAGGAATTAAATTTGAAGAAGCGCCTGCAAAACTTAACGGAGGTCCAGCCATCATACTAACTGATGCAAGTGGAAGAGGCTTAATTACTCATCCATTAGTTAAAAGGCTGATTATTGATACAGCAGAAGAAGAAAAAATCCCTTATCAGCTGGAAGTGAGCGAGGGCGGCACAACAGATGCAACTGCAATTCATCTGACCAGGGAGGGAATCCCCACGGGTGTTTTATCAGTTCCAACAAGGTATATACACACACCAGTTGAAGTTGTGAGTCTTGATGATGTTGAAAACACCATTAAATTGCTTGTAGCCGTACTGGAAAAATCTTAA
- a CDS encoding nucleoside monophosphate kinase has protein sequence MRVIGVTGLPGSGKSIVARIAKSMGISIIRMGDIIRDEALKRDADIGETAVKLREEYGKYVVAERCVEIIKGLNEDNHKNYIIEGIRSPAEVKIFRKNFKYFKVIAIHSSPKTRFLRLKKRKRSDDSPNFNEFNKRDNRELKFGIGDVIATANYMIVNEGPIWKFKNSIRNILKNEMEK, from the coding sequence ATGCGAGTTATTGGAGTAACAGGACTTCCAGGTTCAGGTAAAAGCATTGTTGCAAGAATTGCAAAAAGTATGGGTATCAGTATTATAAGGATGGGTGATATCATCCGTGATGAAGCATTAAAAAGAGATGCCGATATTGGTGAAACAGCCGTCAAATTACGTGAAGAATATGGAAAGTACGTTGTGGCAGAGAGATGTGTGGAGATAATAAAAGGATTAAATGAGGATAATCATAAAAACTATATTATTGAAGGAATAAGAAGTCCTGCTGAAGTAAAAATCTTCAGAAAAAATTTTAAATATTTTAAGGTTATTGCAATCCATTCAAGTCCAAAGACACGTTTTCTGCGCCTAAAAAAACGAAAAAGATCTGATGATTCTCCTAATTTCAATGAATTCAATAAAAGAGATAATAGAGAATTAAAGTTTGGAATAGGCGATGTTATAGCAACTGCAAATTATATGATAGTAAATGAAGGGCCAATATGGAAATTTAAAAATTCTATAAGAAATATTTTAAAAAATGAGATGGAAAAATAA
- a CDS encoding DUF2101 family protein: protein MNIFTFIGDIVIRLFNFVGMIILAIPKIPDKLRNIDTDSIKDKVDSQALKENISKIKNDTNLEERISGISKSEIAGKLRTSGNKEIYHNDIQISSNFTSKEKEDTILKLQILSGGFIVVSIIYLFNFIHPIVYGILGVLLIGYTLYLLFNKIKLMYAHDFNAYRDFFLMYIAVGIILVLVGTNENFVMAFSFQFFPSLTILIFSLISVAAVFLIFRMKYYRNYTFGTVIETGENTAHVKVEYDIRSNVKPDIYIVEDSYGSKVGETVKIRTEEKMFSNSGNKPIMIIK, encoded by the coding sequence ATGAATATCTTTACATTTATTGGTGATATAGTTATACGGTTGTTTAATTTTGTTGGGATGATCATTTTAGCCATTCCAAAAATTCCTGATAAGTTACGAAACATAGATACTGACAGTATTAAAGATAAGGTTGATTCCCAGGCGCTTAAAGAAAATATATCAAAGATTAAAAATGATACAAATCTTGAAGAAAGAATATCAGGGATATCTAAAAGTGAAATAGCTGGAAAACTTAGAACTAGCGGAAATAAAGAAATTTACCACAATGACATTCAAATATCATCTAATTTTACATCAAAAGAGAAAGAAGACACCATACTAAAACTTCAAATATTATCAGGAGGATTTATAGTTGTTTCTATCATATACCTGTTTAATTTTATTCACCCTATTGTATATGGAATATTAGGGGTTCTTTTAATTGGATACACATTATACTTGTTGTTTAATAAAATTAAATTAATGTATGCTCATGATTTTAATGCTTATCGTGATTTTTTCTTGATGTATATTGCAGTTGGAATAATACTGGTATTAGTGGGCACCAATGAAAATTTTGTAATGGCATTTTCTTTCCAATTTTTCCCATCTCTTACCATTCTGATTTTTTCATTAATATCTGTTGCAGCTGTTTTTTTAATTTTCAGAATGAAATATTATCGAAACTACACATTTGGAACTGTCATAGAAACTGGAGAAAATACTGCCCATGTTAAAGTTGAATATGACATTAGATCTAATGTAAAACCAGACATATACATAGTAGAGGACAGCTATGGTTCAAAAGTAGGTGAAACAGTTAAAATTAGAACTGAAGAAAAAATGTTCAGTAATAGTGGAAATAAACCTATCATGATAATTAAATAG
- the pyrG gene encoding CTP synthase (glutamine hydrolyzing), which translates to MIQLSKYIIVTGGVVSSIGKGITAASIGRILRSYGIDVTAIKIDPYLNWDSGTLNPYQHGEVFVTEDGMETDLDLGHYERFLDTELSGDSNITTGKVYSSVIDKERKGDYLGACVQIIPHITDEIKSMIRKIASKSEADVVLVEIGGTVGDIESQPFLEAVRQLRNEEGHDNVMFVHVTYVPYLRAAGEFKTKPTQHSTKELRSTGINPDMIICRSELPIDDPLKQKIAHFCDVERNAVINCPDVNSIYEVPLILNEENVGEYVLKRLKMDANHPDLTHWSKIVESLKIKEPEVSIGIIGKYVELEDAYISIREALKHAAAELGVKVHIEWISAEDSIDIDKLEGLNALLIPGGFGERGISGKLDAVRYSIDHKVPLFGICLGMQAMVIEFARMNGFEDANSTEFDPETKNPVIDIMPEQIKVEYMGGSMRLGSYPCSIKKGTLAYDAYQEKSVDERHRHRFEFNNDFREILQEKGLVISGISPNYLLVEMIELEDHPWFLGCQFHPEFKSRPNKAHPIFVSFMKAAFENKKDENE; encoded by the coding sequence ATGATTCAGCTGTCAAAATATATTATTGTAACTGGGGGAGTTGTAAGTTCAATAGGAAAAGGAATAACCGCAGCATCAATTGGAAGAATACTGCGTTCATATGGTATTGATGTAACTGCAATAAAGATAGATCCATACTTAAACTGGGATTCAGGAACATTAAACCCTTACCAGCATGGAGAAGTATTTGTAACAGAGGATGGTATGGAAACTGACCTGGATTTAGGTCATTATGAGCGATTTTTAGATACTGAACTATCTGGTGATTCCAATATAACAACCGGGAAGGTATATTCCTCGGTAATTGATAAAGAAAGGAAAGGAGACTATCTTGGAGCATGTGTTCAAATAATTCCCCATATTACCGATGAAATCAAATCAATGATAAGAAAAATAGCCAGTAAAAGTGAAGCTGATGTTGTTCTGGTTGAAATTGGTGGAACTGTAGGAGATATTGAAAGTCAGCCATTTTTAGAAGCAGTAAGACAGTTACGTAACGAAGAAGGTCATGATAATGTAATGTTCGTTCATGTAACTTATGTGCCTTATTTAAGGGCTGCTGGAGAATTTAAAACTAAACCAACACAGCACAGCACAAAAGAGTTAAGAAGTACAGGTATAAACCCTGATATGATAATTTGCAGGTCTGAACTTCCTATTGATGATCCATTAAAACAAAAAATTGCTCATTTCTGTGATGTTGAACGTAACGCTGTAATAAATTGTCCAGATGTTAATTCAATCTATGAAGTTCCATTAATCCTTAATGAAGAAAATGTAGGAGAATATGTACTTAAAAGGTTAAAGATGGATGCGAACCATCCTGACCTGACTCATTGGAGTAAAATTGTAGAATCTCTTAAAATTAAAGAACCTGAAGTAAGCATTGGAATTATTGGAAAGTATGTAGAACTTGAAGATGCATACATAAGTATAAGAGAAGCCCTAAAACATGCAGCAGCAGAATTAGGAGTTAAAGTACATATAGAATGGATCAGTGCTGAAGATTCCATAGATATAGATAAACTTGAAGGACTCAATGCATTGTTAATACCTGGAGGATTTGGTGAAAGAGGTATTTCAGGAAAATTAGATGCAGTAAGATATTCAATTGACCATAAAGTTCCATTATTTGGAATTTGTCTGGGAATGCAGGCCATGGTTATTGAATTTGCACGAATGAACGGTTTTGAAGATGCAAATAGTACAGAATTTGACCCGGAAACGAAGAATCCAGTTATAGACATTATGCCTGAACAGATAAAGGTTGAATACATGGGTGGATCAATGAGGCTTGGTTCTTATCCTTGCAGCATTAAAAAAGGAACGTTAGCATATGATGCATACCAGGAGAAATCTGTAGATGAACGTCACAGGCACAGATTTGAATTTAACAATGATTTCCGTGAAATCTTACAGGAAAAGGGTTTGGTGATCTCTGGCATATCTCCAAATTATTTACTTGTTGAAATGATAGAACTCGAGGATCATCCATGGTTTTTAGGATGCCAGTTCCATCCAGAATTTAAATCAAGACCTAATAAAGCACACCCTATCTTTGTATCATTTATGAAAGCAGCATTTGAGAATAAAAAAGATGAAAATGAATAA
- a CDS encoding RNA-binding domain-containing protein — protein sequence MKCKIHARANVNPTEDIDKVIRTLSNLFDYDDMEIGTDYVCILGDKDSISNLKNELRERKIRGAARKIMMKGIHENKINFNLSKQAALVGIPNFVDNTLSPLGEIEVEIKIEDPMKFIDWIAPEIK from the coding sequence ATGAAATGTAAAATACACGCCAGAGCAAATGTTAACCCTACAGAGGACATTGATAAAGTTATAAGAACACTTTCTAATTTATTTGACTATGATGATATGGAAATAGGGACTGACTATGTCTGTATTTTAGGTGATAAAGATTCTATCAGTAATTTAAAAAATGAATTAAGAGAAAGAAAAATTAGAGGAGCTGCCCGGAAAATAATGATGAAAGGTATTCATGAAAATAAAATTAACTTTAATTTAAGTAAACAGGCAGCCTTGGTTGGAATTCCCAATTTTGTTGACAATACTCTATCTCCACTGGGAGAAATTGAAGTAGAAATTAAAATCGAGGATCCAATGAAGTTTATTGACTGGATTGCACCTGAAATAAAATAA
- a CDS encoding peptidase, with protein MDIMDLINNIMDSAVNFIYSLYKLEPGWEKKALIILGLVVLVITVYAFNPFSEKPEIEVHDGPVNTPVTTPQQSPVISNNSNASDNTTNITITNGSNGTFQISADQAKQIALNSNPGYMAGDPTQGTITLNNEAISVWIVPLMKGSKPSMEVYVDSATGMVVGTKII; from the coding sequence ATGGATATTATGGATTTAATTAATAATATAATGGATTCAGCAGTAAATTTTATTTATTCATTATATAAATTAGAGCCAGGATGGGAAAAAAAAGCACTCATTATACTGGGATTAGTTGTTTTAGTAATAACTGTCTATGCATTTAACCCATTTAGTGAAAAACCTGAGATTGAAGTACATGATGGACCAGTAAATACTCCGGTAACAACTCCACAACAGAGTCCTGTAATTTCTAACAATTCTAATGCATCTGACAATACTACAAACATTACTATAACCAATGGTAGCAATGGAACCTTCCAAATCTCAGCAGATCAGGCAAAACAAATAGCTTTAAATTCTAATCCTGGTTATATGGCAGGAGACCCTACACAAGGTACTATAACACTGAATAATGAAGCTATTTCTGTATGGATAGTGCCGTTGATGAAAGGCAGTAAACCATCAATGGAAGTATATGTTGATTCAGCAACAGGAATGGTTGTGGGAACAAAGATAATATAG
- a CDS encoding class III signal peptide-containing protein produces MIEIDNKGQISAEYLLLIVVLLLIMATVTIPLVGRSIDASNDISWASDANIAVDSIVNAVNIVYSNGPNSKRSLNFYIPETMNFQTNGKTVSLSVVLSNGTTHYVNSTTNYPMNANNQVLTKGKWYNATITWNSRSNINVNVIAA; encoded by the coding sequence ATGATAGAAATTGATAATAAAGGACAGATTTCAGCAGAGTATTTGTTATTAATAGTGGTTCTATTACTTATCATGGCTACTGTTACAATACCTCTTGTTGGAAGATCAATTGATGCAAGTAATGATATTTCATGGGCTTCAGATGCTAATATAGCAGTTGATAGCATTGTAAATGCAGTAAATATTGTTTACTCAAACGGTCCTAACTCAAAAAGGTCTTTAAATTTTTATATACCTGAAACAATGAATTTTCAAACAAATGGAAAAACAGTAAGTCTTTCTGTGGTTCTATCAAATGGTACTACACATTATGTAAATTCTACTACAAATTATCCAATGAACGCAAATAATCAAGTTTTAACTAAAGGTAAATGGTACAACGCTACTATTACTTGGAATAGTAGATCAAACATTAACGTAAACGTTATAGCAGCATAG
- a CDS encoding homoserine dehydrogenase (catalyzes the formation of L-aspartate 4-semialdehyde from L-homoserine), which translates to AQDVEGTDAACKVVILANSIMNRDVSLKDVEVVGISKITQEAISLAKNEGYLIKLIGEVSEDTLEVSPRLVRDGSPFAVDGTLNVATLKTDLAEDVTVVGKGAGSIETASAILSDIISIYKAKS; encoded by the coding sequence CTGCTCAAGACGTTGAAGGTACTGATGCAGCATGTAAAGTGGTAATCCTTGCAAATTCAATAATGAATAGGGATGTTAGTTTAAAAGATGTAGAAGTAGTTGGAATATCAAAGATTACTCAAGAAGCAATTTCACTGGCAAAAAATGAAGGTTATCTCATCAAACTCATAGGTGAAGTATCTGAAGATACTCTTGAAGTTTCACCAAGACTTGTAAGAGATGGATCTCCTTTTGCAGTGGATGGTACTTTAAATGTTGCAACCCTTAAAACAGACCTTGCAGAGGACGTTACTGTTGTTGGAAAAGGAGCAGGATCTATTGAAACCGCTTCTGCAATTTTAAGTGACATAATAAGTATTTATAAAGCCAAAAGTTGA
- a CDS encoding TIGR00289 family protein has product MKAAVLFSGGKDSTMALYEALKDGFDVKYLVSIISDNPDSYMFHVANINITELSADAAGIPLIKKITKGIKENELEDLTSILKEIKESGVEAIFSGALYSEYQKSRIDKICRELKLKSFAPLWHRNAEEYMREIIELGFEVIITSVSAEGLDESWLGKRIDMELLQELIKLNDKYGINLAFEGGEAETLVLDCPIFNKKIVINESEKIWNRDHGYFIVKRASLQEK; this is encoded by the coding sequence ATGAAGGCAGCAGTTCTTTTTTCAGGAGGTAAAGACAGCACCATGGCTCTGTATGAAGCATTAAAAGACGGTTTTGATGTTAAATATCTTGTATCAATTATTTCTGACAATCCTGATTCTTACATGTTTCATGTTGCTAATATAAATATCACGGAGCTTTCAGCTGATGCTGCAGGAATTCCATTAATTAAAAAAATAACAAAGGGCATCAAAGAGAACGAATTAGAAGATTTAACCAGTATTTTAAAGGAAATAAAGGAATCTGGAGTAGAAGCAATCTTTTCTGGTGCATTATATTCAGAGTACCAGAAATCAAGAATAGATAAAATATGCAGGGAATTAAAACTTAAGTCCTTTGCACCACTATGGCATAGAAACGCAGAAGAGTACATGAGGGAGATTATTGAACTGGGATTTGAAGTCATTATAACCAGTGTTTCAGCAGAAGGTCTTGACGAATCATGGCTTGGTAAAAGGATTGATATGGAACTGCTTCAGGAGTTAATCAAATTAAATGATAAATATGGTATTAATCTGGCTTTTGAGGGTGGTGAAGCGGAAACTCTTGTTTTAGATTGTCCCATATTTAATAAAAAAATTGTAATTAATGAATCAGAAAAAATATGGAATCGAGATCATGGATATTTTATAGTTAAGAGAGCTTCACTTCAGGAAAAATAG
- a CDS encoding 4-phosphopantoate--beta-alanine ligase: MISKDHPRYKSLLSREKMVNAYKAGILADSGMIAHGRGEAFDYLIGEKTSETAKKAIEATSAALLLAENPVLSVNGNAAALVASDIVKLSHITGAKVEINLFYRTPQRVDAISKVLKEAGAEEILGADEENLEHIKGLNSPRGDVSPEGILNADVILVPLEDGDRTEALVSNGKFVIAIDLNPLSRTSRTASITIVDNIIRVIPCIIKKVDELKKIDRKTLKKIVDDFDNKNNLRESLKTMLSSIKEFE, encoded by the coding sequence ATGATTTCTAAGGATCATCCAAGATATAAATCTCTTCTTTCAAGGGAAAAAATGGTAAATGCATACAAAGCTGGAATTTTAGCTGATTCAGGAATGATAGCTCATGGTAGAGGCGAAGCTTTTGACTATTTAATTGGAGAAAAAACGAGTGAAACTGCAAAAAAAGCAATTGAAGCCACATCTGCCGCTTTATTACTGGCTGAAAATCCAGTTCTATCTGTTAATGGTAATGCTGCAGCTCTTGTCGCATCAGATATTGTTAAATTATCCCATATTACTGGTGCAAAAGTCGAAATTAACCTTTTTTATCGGACACCTCAACGTGTGGATGCCATTTCTAAAGTGTTAAAAGAAGCTGGTGCAGAAGAAATTTTAGGTGCAGATGAAGAAAATCTTGAACATATAAAAGGACTTAACAGTCCTCGTGGTGATGTCAGCCCCGAAGGCATATTAAATGCTGATGTAATCCTTGTCCCATTGGAGGATGGAGATAGAACAGAAGCACTTGTATCAAACGGCAAATTTGTAATTGCCATTGATTTAAATCCATTATCAAGAACTTCCAGGACTGCTTCAATTACCATTGTTGATAATATAATCAGAGTAATACCATGTATAATAAAGAAAGTGGATGAACTTAAAAAAATAGATAGAAAAACACTAAAAAAAATAGTCGATGATTTTGATAATAAAAATAATCTTAGAGAATCATTAAAAACAATGTTAAGTTCAATTAAAGAATTTGAATAA